A genomic segment from Salinigranum rubrum encodes:
- the acnA gene encoding aconitate hydratase AcnA, with protein sequence MSDPTPFDAVREFEFDETTYKMADLTALEEAGLCELDRLPVSIRVLLESVLRNVDGETITAEDVRNAASWEPDVPDVELPFTPSRVVLQDLTGVPAVVDLAALRSAVDRQGKNPGIVEPEVPIDLVIDHSVQVDFFGSEDAYERNVELEYERNGERYRALKWAQQAFDDFSVVPPGTGIVHQVNLEYLGQVVHAREQNDENWLLPDTLVGTDSHTPMIGGIGVVGWGVGGIEAEAAMLGQPITMKLPEVVGVRLTGELPEGATATDLVLHVTEQLREVGVVDRFVEFFGPGVSNLTVPDRATIANMAPEQGSTISMFGVDEATLDYLELTGRDEKHIELVREYLDAQGLFGEQNPEYTETVELDLSTITPSLAGPKRPQDRVPMGDMKTHFRGLVHGEFEDDLHEIDEDALTRWLGESSVADDRPDADLPEPDVGELNDTVEVDLDGETTEIRHGSVVVSAITSCTNTSNPSVMLAAGLLARNAVERGLDVPEYVKTSLAPGSRVVTEYLEASGLLPYLEDLGYNVVGYGCTTCIGNAGPLPEPIERAIDAEDLWTASVLSGNRNFEARIHPKVRANYLASPPLVVAYGLAGRMDIDLERDPLGTDEDGEPVYLSDIWPDADEIHAAVHDSVDASMFEEKYAEVFEGDERWEALDAPTGDVYEWDESSTYIREPPFFKDFPLEEPGVSDIEDARTLMLLGDTVTTDHISPAGPFSREQPAGEWLVDQGVEPHEFNTYGARRGNHEVMMRGTFANVRIENEMLDGVEGGYTIHQPTGEETTVFEASQRYREADTPLVVFAGEELGTGSSRDWAAKGTDLLGVRATIAESYERIFRDNLVGMGVLPLQFADGDSWESLGLDGSEHVAIRGLDDSLDVNEELTAVAERADGSTVEFPVTAQVGTPAAVRYVENGGILHLVLRRLLTDE encoded by the coding sequence ATGTCCGATCCGACCCCGTTCGACGCGGTTCGCGAGTTCGAGTTCGACGAGACCACCTACAAGATGGCGGACCTCACCGCCCTCGAAGAGGCGGGACTCTGTGAACTCGACCGCCTCCCCGTCAGCATCCGCGTCCTCCTCGAATCCGTCCTCCGCAACGTCGACGGCGAGACCATCACCGCCGAGGACGTTCGCAACGCCGCCTCATGGGAACCAGACGTCCCAGATGTCGAACTCCCGTTCACGCCCTCGCGAGTCGTCCTGCAAGATCTCACCGGTGTCCCCGCCGTCGTCGACCTCGCAGCACTCCGATCGGCGGTCGACCGACAGGGGAAGAACCCGGGCATCGTCGAGCCGGAGGTGCCCATCGACCTCGTCATCGACCACAGCGTCCAGGTTGACTTCTTCGGGAGCGAGGACGCCTACGAGCGCAACGTCGAACTGGAGTACGAACGCAACGGCGAGCGGTATCGCGCGCTCAAGTGGGCCCAGCAGGCGTTCGACGACTTCAGCGTCGTCCCGCCGGGCACCGGCATCGTCCACCAAGTGAACCTCGAATATCTGGGGCAGGTCGTCCACGCCCGCGAGCAGAACGACGAAAACTGGCTCCTCCCGGATACGCTCGTTGGCACGGACAGCCACACGCCGATGATCGGTGGCATCGGCGTCGTCGGCTGGGGCGTCGGCGGCATCGAAGCCGAGGCCGCCATGCTCGGCCAGCCCATCACGATGAAGCTCCCCGAAGTCGTCGGCGTCCGACTGACGGGCGAGCTTCCTGAGGGGGCCACTGCCACGGATCTCGTCCTCCACGTCACCGAGCAGCTCCGTGAGGTGGGCGTTGTCGACCGTTTCGTCGAGTTCTTCGGACCGGGCGTCTCGAACCTCACCGTCCCCGACCGCGCGACCATCGCGAACATGGCCCCCGAACAGGGCTCGACCATCTCGATGTTCGGCGTCGACGAAGCGACGCTCGACTACCTCGAACTCACAGGGCGCGACGAGAAGCATATCGAACTCGTCCGGGAGTACCTCGACGCTCAGGGGTTGTTCGGCGAACAGAACCCCGAGTACACGGAGACGGTCGAACTCGACCTCTCGACGATTACGCCCAGCCTCGCCGGGCCGAAGCGTCCGCAGGACCGCGTCCCGATGGGCGACATGAAGACCCACTTCCGGGGGCTGGTTCACGGCGAATTCGAGGACGATCTCCACGAAATCGACGAGGACGCGCTCACGCGCTGGCTCGGCGAGAGCAGCGTTGCCGACGACCGCCCCGACGCCGACCTCCCGGAACCGGACGTGGGCGAACTAAACGACACGGTCGAGGTTGACCTCGACGGTGAGACGACCGAAATCAGACACGGAAGCGTCGTCGTCAGCGCTATCACCAGCTGTACGAACACGTCGAATCCGTCCGTGATGCTCGCTGCAGGCCTACTCGCGCGCAACGCCGTCGAGCGCGGCCTCGATGTCCCCGAGTACGTCAAGACCAGCCTCGCGCCCGGCAGCCGCGTCGTCACCGAATATCTGGAAGCGTCCGGCTTGCTCCCGTATCTCGAAGACCTCGGCTACAACGTCGTCGGCTACGGCTGTACGACCTGCATCGGAAACGCAGGGCCGCTCCCCGAACCCATCGAGCGGGCCATCGACGCCGAGGACCTCTGGACGGCGAGCGTCCTCTCGGGTAATCGGAACTTCGAAGCGCGCATCCACCCGAAGGTCAGAGCAAACTACCTCGCCAGCCCACCGCTCGTCGTCGCCTACGGACTCGCCGGGCGGATGGACATCGACCTCGAACGCGATCCGCTCGGCACCGACGAGGACGGCGAGCCGGTCTACCTCTCAGACATCTGGCCCGACGCCGACGAGATCCACGCGGCGGTCCACGACAGCGTCGATGCCTCGATGTTCGAGGAGAAGTACGCCGAGGTGTTCGAAGGCGACGAACGCTGGGAGGCCCTCGACGCACCCACGGGAGACGTCTACGAGTGGGACGAGTCCTCGACGTACATCCGCGAGCCACCGTTCTTCAAAGACTTCCCGCTGGAGGAGCCCGGCGTCAGCGACATTGAGGACGCTCGTACCCTGATGCTACTCGGTGACACCGTCACGACCGACCACATCAGCCCGGCCGGGCCGTTCTCTCGAGAGCAGCCTGCCGGCGAGTGGCTCGTCGACCAGGGCGTCGAACCCCACGAGTTCAACACCTACGGCGCACGCCGGGGGAACCACGAAGTGATGATGCGCGGCACCTTCGCCAACGTCCGCATCGAGAACGAGATGCTCGACGGCGTCGAAGGCGGGTACACGATCCACCAGCCGACCGGCGAGGAAACGACGGTCTTCGAGGCGAGCCAGCGGTACCGCGAGGCCGACACGCCACTCGTCGTGTTCGCCGGTGAGGAGCTCGGCACCGGATCGAGCCGCGACTGGGCCGCGAAGGGGACCGACCTCCTCGGGGTCCGGGCGACCATCGCCGAGAGCTACGAACGCATCTTCCGCGACAACCTCGTCGGGATGGGCGTCCTCCCGCTCCAGTTCGCCGACGGGGACTCCTGGGAATCGCTCGGTCTCGACGGCTCCGAACACGTCGCTATCCGTGGTCTCGACGACAGCCTCGACGTGAACGAGGAGCTCACCGCCGTCGCCGAGCGCGCCGACGGCTCGACCGTCGAGTTCCCGGTCACCGCGCAGGTCGGCACGCCTGCCGCCGTCCGGTACGTCGAGAACGGCGGCATCCTGCATCTCGTGCTCCGTCGCTTGCTCACCGACGAATAG
- a CDS encoding copper-translocating P-type ATPase gives MTNHDHHDSGEKRPPQSQPPKQYERAPSCCRLCRLEADGSGRSTDAESLPSEREPGEVDAHEGHEHHASADRGAGHEDDHGPSGHDHDDGHGAHTDHSGHEGMFRRRFWVSLVLSVPVIVFSEFIQDVFGYTTPAFPGSSLIVPVLSVIVFAYGGVPFLSMARTELKNREPGMMMLISLAITVAFVYSMASLFLPGTTPFFWELVTLIDIMLLGHWMEMRSVRQASGALDELAKLMPDTAERVTESGDTEEVPVSELGEGDVVLVRPGASVPADGEVAEGESSVDESMITGESRPVDKEPGSEVVAGTVNQDGSLRVRVTKTGDATTLAGIMRLVDEAQKSKSRTQLLADRAAGWLFYIALGVAAITAVAWVVAVGFEIAVLERVVTVLVIACPHALGLAVPLVVAINTSTAAQNGMLIRDRIAMEEARNLDTVMFDKTGTLTKGEQGVVGIQTAADWDEERALEIAAGVEGDSEHMIARAIRTAAEERGVQRASVSNFENLRGLGVRAVVNGDTVHLGGPNLIERLDIDRSDELVSFAEEAGSNAQTVIYLIRDESEVVAAFALADVIREESHKAIEALHGMGIEVAMLTGDSEDVARAVSEELGIDQYFAEVLPEEKDTKVEALQSEGKLVAMVGDGVNDAPALTRADVGIAIGSGTDVAIESGDIILVDNNPLDVVRLIRLSKASYRKMQENLVWATGYNVVALPLAAGILAPIGILLSPAIGAVFMSLSTIIVAINARRLRRVDLSA, from the coding sequence ATGACGAATCACGACCACCACGACAGCGGAGAGAAGCGGCCACCCCAATCGCAGCCCCCGAAACAGTACGAACGGGCACCGAGTTGTTGCCGACTCTGTCGGCTGGAGGCGGACGGGTCAGGGCGGAGCACTGATGCCGAGTCGCTCCCCTCCGAGCGAGAGCCGGGAGAAGTGGACGCTCACGAGGGCCACGAACACCACGCATCGGCCGACCGGGGGGCGGGCCACGAAGATGACCACGGACCGTCCGGTCACGACCACGACGACGGCCACGGCGCGCACACCGACCACTCGGGCCACGAAGGGATGTTCCGTCGGCGGTTCTGGGTGTCGCTCGTGCTCTCGGTTCCGGTCATCGTCTTCAGCGAGTTCATTCAGGACGTCTTCGGCTACACTACGCCAGCATTCCCCGGCAGTAGCCTGATCGTGCCAGTCCTCTCGGTGATCGTCTTCGCGTACGGTGGCGTCCCGTTCCTCTCGATGGCCCGGACGGAACTGAAAAACCGCGAGCCGGGGATGATGATGCTCATCTCGCTCGCGATCACCGTCGCGTTCGTCTACTCGATGGCGAGTCTGTTCCTCCCAGGGACGACGCCGTTCTTCTGGGAACTCGTCACCCTGATCGACATCATGTTGCTGGGCCACTGGATGGAGATGCGCTCGGTCCGGCAGGCCTCCGGCGCGCTCGACGAACTGGCGAAACTGATGCCCGACACCGCCGAGCGCGTCACCGAGAGTGGAGACACCGAGGAAGTCCCCGTTTCCGAGCTCGGTGAAGGAGATGTCGTGCTCGTCCGTCCGGGGGCGTCGGTTCCCGCCGACGGCGAGGTCGCCGAGGGCGAGTCTTCGGTCGACGAGTCGATGATTACGGGCGAGTCCCGGCCCGTTGACAAAGAACCCGGCTCCGAAGTGGTCGCGGGGACGGTCAATCAGGACGGAAGTCTCCGCGTTCGAGTGACGAAGACCGGCGACGCGACGACCCTCGCGGGAATCATGCGCTTGGTTGACGAGGCCCAGAAGTCGAAGTCCCGTACGCAGTTGCTCGCCGACCGCGCGGCCGGGTGGCTGTTCTACATCGCACTCGGTGTCGCCGCAATCACGGCCGTCGCGTGGGTCGTCGCGGTCGGCTTCGAGATCGCCGTCCTCGAACGGGTCGTCACAGTCCTCGTTATTGCCTGTCCCCACGCGCTCGGCCTTGCCGTCCCCCTAGTCGTCGCCATCAACACCTCCACCGCTGCCCAGAACGGGATGCTCATCCGCGACCGGATCGCGATGGAAGAGGCACGGAATCTCGATACGGTGATGTTCGACAAGACGGGGACGCTCACAAAGGGCGAACAGGGCGTCGTCGGCATCCAGACGGCAGCCGACTGGGACGAAGAGCGAGCACTCGAGATCGCTGCCGGCGTCGAGGGCGACTCCGAGCACATGATCGCGCGTGCCATCCGAACCGCAGCCGAGGAACGTGGTGTCCAGCGAGCCAGCGTCTCTAACTTCGAGAACCTCCGTGGGCTCGGCGTTCGGGCCGTCGTCAACGGCGACACGGTCCACCTTGGCGGGCCGAACCTGATCGAGAGACTCGATATCGATCGATCTGACGAACTCGTGTCGTTCGCCGAGGAAGCCGGTTCGAACGCCCAGACCGTCATCTACCTCATCAGAGACGAATCCGAGGTCGTGGCGGCGTTCGCCCTCGCGGACGTGATTCGTGAGGAGAGCCACAAGGCCATCGAAGCGCTCCATGGAATGGGCATCGAGGTGGCGATGCTCACTGGAGACTCCGAGGACGTCGCACGTGCGGTCTCCGAGGAACTCGGCATCGACCAGTATTTCGCGGAGGTGCTTCCAGAGGAGAAGGACACGAAGGTCGAAGCGCTTCAGTCCGAGGGCAAACTCGTCGCGATGGTCGGCGACGGCGTCAACGACGCCCCAGCCCTGACGAGAGCCGACGTCGGTATTGCTATCGGCTCCGGGACCGACGTCGCTATCGAGTCGGGCGACATCATCCTCGTCGACAACAACCCGCTCGACGTGGTGCGCCTCATCCGACTTTCGAAGGCGAGCTACCGGAAGATGCAGGAGAACCTCGTCTGGGCGACGGGTTACAACGTCGTTGCGCTCCCGCTCGCCGCCGGGATTCTCGCGCCCATCGGTATCCTCTTGTCGCCGGCAATCGGTGCGGTGTTCATGTCGCTCTCGACGATCATCGTCGCGATCAACGCCCGACGGCTCAGACGGGTCGATCTCTCGGCATGA
- a CDS encoding sulfite exporter TauE/SafE family protein, producing MVLIESEALFFVGFGLVVGILFGFFGLGGSFFVTPALLVLGHPAEAAVGSGLVFVFGTSIAAAVTHRSAGHIDYRLGVLLILGTAVGIEAGRRVLFWLAEKELADFTISVAYVVLLAGVGLLILQRVRRDRLVNPGDRRSSPVFERYTLSQLPPVLSLQSDVRVSVWLILIVGLAIGTLSGFLGVGGGFLMIPSLVYGVGISKSIAVGTDIFQIAGSSAFGSVRYLQEDAVHFSVVIPLLGGSILGSYVGSRLTDIVDESALMGYFAVMLLLDSIAVASKTVSHTYGIRILHDLSLVLLIGTALGVAALILYRGGRTAYHDSAG from the coding sequence ATGGTACTCATAGAATCAGAAGCACTGTTCTTCGTTGGATTCGGGCTCGTAGTGGGTATCCTCTTCGGGTTCTTCGGACTGGGCGGGAGCTTCTTTGTCACCCCGGCGCTCCTCGTGCTCGGCCACCCCGCCGAAGCCGCCGTCGGTTCCGGTCTCGTATTCGTATTCGGTACCTCTATCGCCGCTGCGGTCACACACCGGTCTGCCGGACACATCGACTACCGGCTGGGAGTTCTCCTCATCCTCGGGACGGCTGTCGGTATCGAGGCTGGCAGACGGGTACTCTTCTGGCTCGCCGAGAAGGAACTCGCGGATTTCACCATCAGTGTCGCCTACGTCGTCCTGTTGGCAGGAGTCGGATTGCTCATCCTCCAACGGGTGCGACGGGATCGTCTCGTCAACCCCGGTGACCGGCGTTCCTCACCAGTGTTCGAACGGTACACGCTCAGTCAATTGCCCCCAGTACTCAGTCTCCAATCAGATGTACGCGTCTCGGTTTGGCTCATCCTCATAGTTGGCCTCGCTATCGGAACACTCTCTGGTTTCCTCGGCGTCGGGGGCGGGTTCCTGATGATTCCGAGTCTCGTCTACGGAGTGGGTATCTCGAAATCGATCGCAGTCGGGACCGATATCTTCCAGATTGCAGGGTCCAGTGCGTTCGGGTCGGTTCGCTATCTTCAGGAAGATGCAGTCCATTTCTCGGTCGTCATTCCGTTACTCGGCGGGAGTATCCTCGGGTCGTACGTCGGTTCGCGCCTCACCGACATCGTCGACGAGAGCGCGTTGATGGGCTATTTTGCGGTAATGCTACTTCTCGATAGCATCGCAGTGGCGAGTAAGACGGTCAGCCACACCTACGGCATTCGGATCCTCCACGACCTCAGTCTCGTCCTCCTCATCGGAACTGCACTCGGCGTCGCCGCCCTCATCCTATATCGAGGAGGACGAACTGCCTACCACGATTCGGCTGGATAA
- a CDS encoding ABC1 kinase family protein — translation MLDLGPTFVKIGQVLSTRPDVVPQVYAEEFVTLQDAVPTGPYREMIPALADDVGYHSYDDFDPEPIAGGSLAQVYRGTYQGDQVVVKVRRPGIKDLIETDLRIIRRLIPLVMLVAPERLQFSLRNMADDFERIILEELDFEREARMMNEIRANFESDGNESVVIPRVYQDVSSERVLTMAYVEGTKVTDVDNLEAEGHDPERVARDVANAYFTMGLEHGVYHGDPHPGNLAVDEEGRIVFYDFGMSGRFTPAMQNSVVNLYLAAVNRNVDGIIDELIALGALDPDANRAAVGHVLELVIEDLEGSETVDWQRIISEVTGMLHEFPFRIPPDIMLVLRVGSISEGVLRQLDPEFDFLAAAQTFLREHGFMERAARMKLAEMRGELEASLWALLRLPTKLERELDARETERTRTATRPQQQGSRSLGYAILAAASLIGTALLVSVEPTYSLLGLGVVLVFLYLFVRSSRDDSP, via the coding sequence ATGCTGGATCTCGGCCCGACGTTCGTGAAAATCGGACAGGTTCTCTCAACTCGCCCCGACGTCGTCCCGCAGGTGTACGCCGAGGAGTTCGTCACGCTGCAGGATGCAGTCCCGACAGGCCCATATCGCGAGATGATTCCCGCACTCGCCGATGATGTCGGCTATCACTCTTACGACGACTTCGATCCGGAACCGATCGCTGGCGGGTCATTGGCGCAGGTGTATCGGGGGACGTATCAAGGTGACCAGGTCGTCGTGAAGGTTCGACGACCAGGCATCAAAGATCTCATCGAGACCGATCTGCGCATCATTCGCCGACTCATCCCGCTGGTGATGCTGGTTGCCCCCGAGCGCCTCCAGTTTTCCCTCCGAAACATGGCCGACGACTTCGAGCGCATCATTCTGGAGGAACTCGACTTCGAGAGGGAAGCCCGGATGATGAACGAGATCAGGGCAAATTTCGAGAGTGACGGAAACGAGTCGGTCGTCATCCCACGGGTCTACCAGGATGTTTCCTCGGAACGTGTCCTCACCATGGCCTACGTCGAGGGGACGAAGGTCACCGACGTCGACAACCTCGAAGCCGAGGGCCACGACCCGGAGCGTGTCGCGAGGGACGTGGCGAATGCGTACTTCACGATGGGGCTCGAACACGGTGTGTATCACGGCGATCCACATCCCGGTAACCTCGCCGTCGATGAGGAGGGTCGTATCGTCTTCTATGATTTTGGGATGAGTGGCCGATTCACACCAGCTATGCAGAATAGCGTCGTGAATCTCTATCTCGCCGCCGTCAATCGAAATGTCGACGGAATCATCGACGAACTCATCGCGCTCGGGGCGCTCGATCCTGACGCTAATCGAGCGGCCGTTGGTCACGTCCTCGAATTGGTCATCGAGGATTTGGAGGGCAGCGAGACCGTGGATTGGCAGCGGATCATCAGCGAGGTGACCGGGATGCTCCACGAGTTCCCGTTTCGTATTCCTCCAGATATCATGCTCGTCCTCCGGGTTGGCTCGATCAGCGAAGGGGTTCTCAGACAGCTCGATCCGGAGTTCGATTTCCTCGCAGCTGCACAGACGTTCCTCCGCGAGCACGGCTTCATGGAACGAGCCGCCCGGATGAAACTCGCCGAGATGCGAGGTGAGCTCGAGGCGTCACTCTGGGCGCTGCTTCGACTCCCGACGAAACTCGAACGAGAGCTAGATGCACGAGAGACAGAACGAACACGCACCGCCACTCGTCCTCAGCAACAGGGGTCACGCTCGCTCGGGTATGCGATTCTTGCAGCCGCGTCACTTATCGGAACTGCACTGCTCGTCTCGGTGGAGCCTACCTACTCGCTTCTGGGACTGGGTGTCGTTCTCGTCTTCCTCTATCTGTTCGTCCGGTCCTCACGTGATGACTCACCATGA
- a CDS encoding YHS domain-containing protein: MELTSSDSVATVRHGGETYFFCSEECRQRFEDKPTVYTE, from the coding sequence ATGGAACTCACATCTAGCGACTCAGTCGCTACTGTCCGACACGGTGGGGAGACATACTTTTTCTGCAGCGAAGAGTGTCGACAGCGATTCGAGGACAAGCCAACTGTATATACTGAGTGA
- a CDS encoding ATP-binding protein, whose translation MKEIFEFGHTSSGTGLGLTLVRKVVCIHGGEINVNEGESGGARFEITLPAPDVIDHVDEARGSELFH comes from the coding sequence ATGAAGGAGATTTTCGAGTTCGGGCACACTTCCAGTGGGACGGGATTAGGACTGACGCTGGTCCGGAAGGTTGTCTGCATCCACGGCGGAGAGATCAATGTGAACGAGGGTGAGTCTGGCGGTGCCCGTTTCGAGATTACCCTCCCTGCGCCCGACGTGATCGACCATGTTGACGAGGCACGAGGTTCGGAATTGTTCCACTGA
- a CDS encoding AAA family ATPase produces MSSTTTSGSPDSPDSPEEQVILSHLVNRLLQREGGNIPVERVTLRVSDYADLSDQDAADLIDDGADAGIYTLNRSQSGSATIAGVSPQGPEPQVITDAFGELQHDTGADFRVISVVTDSINDALHDAGYDDFTALANASTDDIAGLTGTLTESRAENLLKEAQRHVPVGHRLAQRAAAFYSQRSNPDTGLGEARVTDLSLVTESVGEPRFLAEGWDPDDERGMYVSSIGRNAGTPVPTGLHILDNPDHPSVPKAATHPDASYDALPVDEHGEVIPPAVPIDPRLQLPLDELIAKKLARGLVPVRVVGPRGSGKNYLLKYLCHKTNRGYQSIDVDRATEPEDLFGPLVPDGDVIVPRNGAVKQGLLNGDTIVINEFPVMQAGAAIALHRLLNEGTLLVKSHGELVEPHPSARLVITMNPPTREYRDSEPMNSATRGRFRAFEQPYIQDVEEEVETLDRQVNSTDVVVDRPTLRKIVQFAHQTRQNESWPTLSTRNLTILCEHIEDGASPKAATKNELWAVAEPNQYPEDAYETLNDYL; encoded by the coding sequence ATGTCCTCAACCACGACATCCGGTAGTCCCGACAGTCCAGACAGCCCCGAGGAGCAGGTCATCCTCTCACACCTCGTGAATCGACTCCTACAGCGCGAAGGCGGAAACATCCCCGTCGAACGCGTCACCCTCCGCGTCTCCGACTACGCCGACCTCTCCGACCAGGACGCCGCCGACCTCATCGACGACGGCGCAGACGCAGGCATCTACACGCTGAATCGGTCACAGAGCGGAAGCGCCACTATCGCCGGTGTCTCACCACAGGGGCCCGAACCACAGGTCATCACCGACGCCTTCGGCGAACTCCAACACGACACCGGCGCAGACTTCCGCGTCATCAGCGTCGTCACCGACTCGATCAACGACGCCCTCCACGACGCCGGCTACGATGATTTCACCGCACTCGCGAACGCCAGCACCGACGACATCGCCGGCCTCACCGGAACCCTCACCGAAAGCCGCGCCGAGAATCTCCTCAAAGAAGCCCAGCGACACGTCCCCGTGGGGCACCGCCTCGCACAGCGAGCCGCCGCTTTCTACAGCCAACGGAGCAATCCAGACACCGGCCTCGGTGAAGCCCGCGTCACCGACCTCTCGCTCGTCACCGAATCCGTCGGCGAACCGCGCTTCTTAGCCGAAGGCTGGGACCCCGACGACGAACGTGGGATGTACGTCTCCAGCATCGGTCGGAACGCCGGGACTCCCGTCCCTACGGGTCTCCACATCCTCGACAACCCCGACCATCCCAGCGTCCCGAAGGCCGCGACCCATCCCGATGCGAGCTACGATGCTCTCCCTGTCGACGAACACGGTGAGGTCATCCCACCGGCCGTTCCCATCGACCCCCGCCTCCAGCTCCCGCTCGACGAACTCATCGCGAAGAAACTCGCCCGTGGACTCGTCCCCGTTAGAGTTGTTGGCCCCCGGGGATCGGGGAAGAACTACCTGCTCAAGTACCTCTGCCACAAGACGAACCGTGGCTACCAGTCCATCGACGTCGATCGAGCGACTGAACCCGAGGACCTCTTCGGGCCGCTCGTTCCCGACGGCGACGTCATCGTGCCCCGCAACGGCGCCGTGAAACAAGGACTGCTGAACGGCGATACCATCGTCATCAACGAGTTCCCCGTCATGCAGGCTGGCGCGGCCATCGCACTCCACCGGCTCCTGAACGAGGGGACGCTCCTCGTCAAATCCCACGGGGAACTCGTTGAGCCCCACCCCTCTGCGCGACTCGTCATCACGATGAACCCGCCCACCAGAGAGTACCGCGACTCCGAGCCGATGAACTCCGCCACCCGTGGTCGGTTCCGAGCGTTTGAGCAGCCTTACATCCAGGACGTTGAGGAGGAAGTCGAGACGCTCGACCGCCAGGTGAACAGTACGGACGTCGTGGTGGACCGCCCGACGCTCCGGAAGATCGTCCAGTTCGCTCACCAGACGCGGCAGAACGAGTCCTGGCCGACGCTGTCGACCCGGAATCTCACCATCCTCTGCGAACACATCGAGGATGGAGCGTCACCGAAGGCCGCGACGAAGAACGAGCTCTGGGCGGTCGCAGAACCGAATCAGTATCCCGAGGATGCCTACGAAACCCTCAACGACTACCTGTAG
- a CDS encoding DUF6166 domain-containing protein — protein sequence MPAKTDYSRKTKWKTEPYRGERSIGGNFVYSGENLLDKHLFVHRVAPGGFDWGPDASDEKACQLAIALLAPYKGVDYAVEHHHLFAENFVRRELTDDTWEIKRSDFRSPDYVRAIDGRDYPANTAPSPEAMPALENVDLDAITYAEEIALTEKFDDVLWPSGNRRDNLRRLLAIWNGEEDPSTDSISSSTLYRVPGLSIPSNARSTLVREFDTMGDLAGWICFGRHHERLNGISKATAKKLTAARPGLVQYFGGEEYIPEHGGREMTLSEATGGESAQQTFRSALADGDDA from the coding sequence ATGCCAGCCAAAACCGACTACTCCAGAAAGACCAAGTGGAAGACCGAACCGTACCGAGGCGAACGCTCCATCGGAGGCAACTTCGTCTACTCCGGGGAGAACCTTCTGGATAAGCATCTGTTCGTCCATCGTGTCGCCCCTGGCGGCTTCGATTGGGGGCCCGACGCCTCCGACGAGAAAGCCTGCCAACTCGCCATCGCGCTCCTCGCCCCGTACAAAGGCGTGGACTACGCCGTCGAACACCACCACCTGTTCGCCGAGAACTTCGTCCGGCGCGAACTCACTGATGACACCTGGGAAATCAAGCGGAGCGACTTCCGGAGTCCAGACTACGTCCGTGCCATCGACGGTCGCGACTATCCAGCGAATACCGCCCCCAGTCCAGAGGCTATGCCCGCTCTCGAGAACGTCGACCTCGACGCCATCACGTACGCTGAGGAGATCGCACTCACAGAGAAATTCGACGATGTCCTCTGGCCCAGCGGCAACCGGCGCGACAACCTCCGTCGTCTCCTCGCCATCTGGAACGGTGAGGAAGACCCGAGTACCGACTCCATCTCCTCGAGTACCCTGTATCGGGTTCCGGGCCTCTCCATTCCCTCGAACGCCCGCAGTACGCTCGTCCGCGAGTTCGACACGATGGGCGACCTCGCCGGCTGGATCTGCTTCGGTCGTCACCACGAGCGATTAAACGGCATTAGCAAAGCGACCGCGAAGAAACTCACCGCCGCTCGCCCCGGCCTCGTCCAGTACTTCGGCGGTGAAGAGTACATCCCCGAACACGGTGGCCGGGAAATGACGCTTTCGGAAGCCACGGGCGGGGAAAGCGCCCAACAGACGTTCCGGAGCGCCCTCGCAGACGGTGATGATGCCTGA